In Longibacter salinarum, a single window of DNA contains:
- a CDS encoding acyl-CoA dehydrogenase: MNLPYFDAFSSMPTAGVVAGVLLVLFVLGFMGAPLPIWAVAGAAALYGFGAPMWLWIPYLVLAVIFNIPPIRRVVSSAVMKLMEALQFLPVISETEQTAIDAGTVWMDAELFSGKPDFKNTLDQLYPELSDEEQAFLDGPVEELCAMVDDWDVHQRGDLPQEAWDYMKEKGFFGLIIPEEYGGLGFSAEGRSAVVQKLGTRSLPLSITVMVPNSLGPGELLLHYGTDKQKDYYLPRLADGTDIPAFALTEPNAGSDAGAMTSHGEVFKNEDGELMLRLNWDKRYISLAAISGVLGLAFKLEDPNNYLGKGEDLGITCALVPSDAEGVKLGRRHDPLGIAFYNCPTEGENVELPIDAIIGEKDGAGRGWQMLMDALSAGRGIMLPAQSAGGLKYFTRVAGGHAAVRQQFGLSIGKFEGIEEPLARIAGFTYTLEAARKYTNGAIDSGEKPSVVSAIAKYSFTELQRQAVNDAMDILAGNGISRGPKNLLANAYIGTPISITVEGANILTRTMMIFGQGAIRCHPYALTEIEALMEGDVKKFDGAFWSHIGHVVRNGFRAFGLSISRGLLAGSPVSGPHSKYYRKLSWASATFAFMADLAMGSLGGALKRKEKITGRFADILIWMYLATATLARFEKEGRPKEQEDFMHWSLQYAFAQIQEAFDGLFANMKVPGLTWLFRGVIGPWSRFNTIGSMPSDHLGGKIAQAVQEKDGARDWMTEGIYVTKEEGEALGDLEIAFELSRESYHIGQTIKDAVRAGRLPKKRPHALLDEAREKGIISDEDYETVQRAEEARSRYIAVDEFELEEYRQNRDMPGEPVGRGALASSIADEVDRDLTSTDTSGDPTPNVPGADTDAEGVRGDGARGDGAAGLEATDDDAEEASKA, translated from the coding sequence ATGAACTTACCCTACTTCGATGCTTTCTCCAGCATGCCGACCGCCGGTGTGGTTGCCGGGGTGCTGCTGGTGCTATTCGTGCTTGGCTTCATGGGGGCTCCGCTACCAATCTGGGCTGTCGCTGGTGCGGCTGCTCTGTATGGATTTGGAGCTCCGATGTGGCTCTGGATCCCGTACCTTGTTCTCGCAGTGATCTTTAACATTCCACCCATCCGGCGCGTCGTTAGCTCTGCCGTTATGAAGCTGATGGAAGCGCTTCAATTCCTCCCGGTGATTTCGGAGACGGAGCAGACGGCGATCGATGCCGGAACGGTTTGGATGGATGCCGAACTCTTCTCCGGCAAGCCGGACTTCAAGAACACGCTGGATCAGCTCTATCCGGAGTTGTCCGACGAAGAGCAGGCATTTCTCGATGGTCCCGTCGAGGAACTCTGTGCAATGGTCGATGACTGGGACGTTCACCAGCGCGGCGACCTACCACAAGAGGCGTGGGACTACATGAAGGAAAAGGGCTTCTTCGGCCTTATCATTCCGGAGGAGTACGGAGGCCTTGGGTTCTCCGCGGAAGGACGGAGCGCCGTCGTACAGAAGCTCGGGACGCGGTCGCTTCCGCTGTCGATTACCGTAATGGTGCCCAACTCGCTGGGACCGGGCGAACTGCTTCTTCATTACGGCACGGATAAGCAGAAGGACTACTATCTGCCGCGCCTTGCCGACGGCACGGATATCCCGGCGTTTGCTCTGACGGAGCCGAATGCCGGCTCGGATGCCGGGGCGATGACGTCGCACGGCGAGGTCTTCAAGAATGAGGACGGCGAGCTGATGCTGCGCCTGAACTGGGATAAGCGGTACATTTCGCTTGCCGCAATCTCGGGTGTCCTCGGCCTCGCGTTCAAACTAGAAGACCCGAACAACTACCTCGGCAAGGGCGAGGACCTCGGTATCACCTGTGCCCTCGTACCGTCCGATGCAGAGGGCGTCAAGCTCGGTCGTCGACATGACCCGCTTGGCATCGCGTTCTACAACTGCCCGACGGAAGGAGAGAATGTGGAGCTTCCCATCGATGCTATCATCGGTGAGAAAGACGGCGCCGGGCGAGGTTGGCAGATGCTCATGGATGCGCTGTCAGCAGGCCGAGGTATTATGCTTCCCGCGCAGTCGGCCGGTGGGCTCAAGTACTTCACTCGCGTCGCGGGTGGGCATGCCGCTGTGCGTCAGCAGTTCGGTCTCTCGATTGGTAAATTCGAGGGTATTGAAGAGCCGCTGGCTCGTATCGCTGGCTTTACCTACACGCTCGAGGCGGCCCGGAAGTATACGAATGGTGCGATCGATAGCGGCGAGAAACCGTCGGTCGTGTCGGCCATCGCCAAGTACAGCTTCACGGAGCTTCAGCGGCAGGCTGTCAACGATGCGATGGACATCCTGGCCGGTAACGGCATCTCGCGCGGCCCGAAGAACCTGCTCGCGAATGCGTACATCGGTACGCCGATCAGCATCACCGTGGAGGGGGCGAACATCCTGACGCGGACGATGATGATCTTCGGACAGGGCGCCATTCGCTGTCACCCGTACGCGCTGACGGAGATTGAGGCGCTGATGGAGGGCGATGTGAAGAAGTTCGACGGTGCATTCTGGAGTCACATCGGACACGTGGTCCGCAATGGTTTCCGCGCGTTCGGGCTCAGCATCTCGCGCGGACTCCTTGCTGGTTCGCCGGTTAGCGGTCCACATTCGAAGTATTACCGCAAGCTCTCCTGGGCCTCGGCAACCTTCGCTTTCATGGCTGACCTGGCCATGGGAAGTCTCGGCGGTGCGCTCAAGCGGAAGGAGAAGATTACCGGCCGCTTTGCTGACATCCTGATCTGGATGTACCTCGCCACCGCGACGCTTGCCCGTTTCGAGAAAGAAGGTCGTCCGAAGGAACAGGAAGACTTCATGCACTGGTCGCTCCAGTACGCATTCGCGCAGATTCAGGAAGCGTTCGACGGACTGTTCGCCAATATGAAGGTGCCGGGCCTGACCTGGCTCTTCCGTGGTGTGATCGGTCCGTGGTCGCGTTTCAACACGATCGGTTCGATGCCGAGCGACCACCTCGGAGGCAAAATCGCCCAGGCCGTCCAGGAGAAGGATGGTGCCCGCGACTGGATGACGGAAGGCATCTACGTCACCAAGGAAGAGGGTGAAGCCCTTGGCGATCTCGAGATTGCCTTCGAACTCAGCCGCGAGTCCTATCACATCGGTCAGACGATTAAGGACGCCGTGCGCGCCGGTCGCCTGCCGAAGAAACGTCCGCATGCTCTCCTCGATGAGGCGCGCGAGAAAGGTATCATCTCGGACGAGGACTATGAAACCGTGCAGCGCGCAGAAGAAGCACGTAGTCGCTACATTGCGGTTGACGAGTTCGAACTTGAGGAATACCGCCAGAACCGCGATATGCCGGGTGAACCGGTGGGTCGTGGGGCCCTCGCGTCTAGCATCGCCGATGAGGTGGACCGTGATCTCACGTCCACGGATACGTCTGGCGATCCCACGCCGAACGTGCCAGGTGCAGACACCGATGCTGAAGGCGTTCGTGGCGACGGAGCGCGCGGTGACGGTGCCGCGGGTCTGGAAGCGACGGATGACGACGCGGAGGAAGCGTCGAAAGCGTAG
- a CDS encoding SDR family oxidoreductase → MSEPYSSTLLEDTHIVVTGGGTGLGRAMAMRCAELGAKVTINGRREEPLENTVTDIRDAGGTAEGISCNVRDVDSVNTFFDEAEDRQGPVTHLVNNAAANFLAAAEDISPNGFDAIIKTNLYGSFYCTQACGKRWIEREEEGVVLSIATTYAETGSAFVLPSAMSKAGIVAMTRSLAAEWGAANIRLNAIAPGPFPTEGAWERLVPGTDMEEQMKQRIPLRRFGEPEELANLVVFMLSDLASYMNGELVTFDGGEVLTAGGQFNDFTRMSRDTVKSMMEMMKPKK, encoded by the coding sequence ATGAGTGAACCTTATTCCAGCACGCTGCTCGAAGACACACATATCGTCGTTACCGGCGGAGGAACGGGTCTCGGTCGAGCGATGGCCATGCGGTGTGCCGAGCTCGGAGCGAAAGTAACCATTAATGGCCGACGGGAAGAGCCGCTTGAAAACACGGTGACGGACATCCGGGACGCAGGCGGAACAGCCGAAGGGATTTCCTGCAACGTTCGGGATGTCGACTCCGTCAACACCTTCTTTGACGAGGCAGAAGATCGTCAGGGGCCGGTGACTCATCTCGTCAACAATGCTGCTGCAAACTTCCTCGCGGCCGCGGAAGACATATCACCGAACGGCTTCGACGCCATCATCAAAACGAACCTCTATGGGTCGTTCTACTGCACGCAGGCCTGCGGCAAACGGTGGATCGAAAGGGAGGAGGAAGGTGTCGTCCTCTCGATTGCGACGACCTACGCGGAGACAGGGAGTGCGTTCGTCCTCCCAAGCGCGATGTCAAAGGCGGGGATTGTTGCGATGACGCGATCGCTCGCGGCCGAATGGGGGGCGGCAAACATTCGGTTGAATGCCATCGCGCCCGGTCCCTTTCCGACGGAGGGTGCGTGGGAGCGCCTTGTGCCCGGAACGGACATGGAGGAGCAGATGAAGCAACGTATTCCGCTGCGGCGTTTCGGTGAACCAGAGGAGCTCGCCAACCTCGTCGTTTTCATGCTGAGCGATCTGGCGAGCTATATGAACGGCGAACTCGTTACCTTCGACGGAGGCGAGGTGCTAACTGCCGGTGGCCAGTTCAACGATTTCACGCGGATGTCCCGCGATACGGTAAAATCGATGATGGAGATGATGAAGCCGAAAAAGTAG
- a CDS encoding general stress protein CsbD, whose protein sequence is MATKAMNESWRRVRDQIKAIWDDAEFDDKEMKRARGEMHKIVGLIHDKTGESPEEIRRKMSAIL, encoded by the coding sequence ATGGCAACAAAAGCAATGAACGAGAGCTGGCGCCGTGTCCGCGATCAGATCAAAGCGATCTGGGATGACGCGGAGTTTGACGACAAAGAAATGAAACGTGCGCGCGGCGAAATGCACAAGATCGTGGGTCTGATCCACGACAAGACGGGAGAATCGCCGGAGGAGATTCGCCGTAAGATGAGCGCGATCTTGTAG
- a CDS encoding acyl-CoA carboxylase subunit beta translates to MSSPITSIGSSADPESASYQKRAAHYEALLKELRDREAEIRKGGGERRLQREHDRGKLTARERIDALVDDPDAFKEVGVFAGDGMYEEEGGCPAGGTVMGLGHVNGRRAMIVANDATVKAGAWFPITAKKNLRAQEIALENHVPIIYLVDSAGVFLPKQDEIFPDKDHFGRIFRNNAILSSRGIPQIAAIMGSCVAGGAYLPIMSDEAIIVNGTGSVFLAGPFLVKAAIGEDVDAETLGGATTHSEISGVTDYEADDDEEAIEIIRNLMGHMGPEHRFGYTRDEPQAPAFDPEDIYGLFPDQGTSQYDMHEILARIVDEDSWTEYKKGYGRSLLTGYARIDGWNVGIVANQRSVVRNRTSHENRGEIQVGGVIYADAADKATRFIMNCNQKEIPLVFFQDVTGFMVGKRAEHGGIIKDGAKMVNAVSNSTVPKFTVVMGNSYGAGNYAMCGRAYDPRMMLAWPTAKIAVMGGTQASKVLKQIQVRKLEKQGKELSAEDEKELLDRIQDRYEEQTTPYYAAARLWVDAIIDPVKTREWISAGIDTADLNPELPKFNAGVIQT, encoded by the coding sequence ATGTCCTCGCCGATCACGTCCATTGGCTCTAGCGCCGATCCTGAAAGCGCTTCCTATCAGAAACGAGCGGCCCACTACGAGGCGCTCCTCAAAGAGCTTCGAGATCGCGAAGCAGAAATCCGGAAAGGAGGTGGCGAACGTCGCCTGCAGCGCGAGCACGACCGTGGCAAGCTGACCGCCCGGGAGCGCATCGATGCGCTGGTCGACGATCCAGATGCGTTCAAAGAGGTTGGCGTATTTGCCGGCGACGGCATGTACGAAGAGGAGGGAGGATGCCCGGCCGGCGGGACGGTGATGGGCCTTGGCCACGTCAACGGTCGCCGTGCCATGATCGTCGCCAACGACGCCACGGTGAAGGCAGGTGCGTGGTTTCCGATCACGGCAAAGAAAAACCTCCGTGCGCAGGAGATCGCGCTAGAGAACCACGTCCCGATCATCTACCTGGTTGACTCTGCAGGTGTTTTCCTGCCGAAACAGGATGAGATCTTCCCCGACAAAGACCACTTCGGCCGCATCTTCCGCAACAACGCGATCCTGTCCAGTCGCGGCATTCCGCAGATCGCGGCGATCATGGGGAGCTGCGTTGCAGGGGGAGCGTACCTTCCGATCATGAGCGATGAGGCCATCATCGTGAATGGTACGGGGTCGGTCTTCCTCGCTGGGCCGTTTCTTGTGAAAGCCGCGATCGGGGAAGATGTCGATGCTGAGACGCTCGGAGGCGCGACCACGCACTCGGAAATCTCCGGAGTGACGGACTATGAGGCGGATGACGACGAAGAGGCGATCGAGATCATTCGCAATCTGATGGGGCACATGGGACCGGAGCACCGGTTCGGATACACGCGGGACGAGCCCCAGGCACCGGCCTTCGATCCGGAGGATATCTACGGGTTGTTTCCCGACCAGGGGACATCGCAGTATGACATGCACGAGATCCTTGCGCGTATTGTAGACGAGGACTCGTGGACGGAATACAAGAAAGGGTATGGACGCTCGCTGCTGACGGGTTACGCACGGATCGACGGTTGGAATGTCGGAATCGTCGCCAACCAGCGGTCCGTTGTTCGAAATCGAACGTCTCACGAGAACCGGGGTGAGATTCAGGTAGGTGGCGTGATTTACGCCGATGCAGCAGATAAGGCCACGCGCTTTATCATGAACTGCAACCAGAAGGAGATTCCGCTGGTCTTTTTCCAGGATGTGACCGGCTTCATGGTTGGGAAGCGCGCCGAGCATGGTGGCATCATCAAGGACGGCGCAAAGATGGTGAATGCCGTATCCAACTCTACTGTCCCGAAGTTCACCGTCGTAATGGGCAATTCCTACGGCGCCGGCAACTACGCCATGTGCGGTCGTGCGTACGATCCACGGATGATGCTGGCATGGCCCACAGCCAAGATCGCCGTGATGGGCGGGACGCAGGCGTCCAAGGTCTTGAAGCAGATCCAGGTTCGTAAGCTCGAGAAGCAGGGCAAAGAGCTATCCGCTGAAGACGAGAAGGAGCTGCTCGATAGGATCCAAGATCGGTACGAGGAGCAGACGACGCCATACTACGCGGCGGCCCGTCTCTGGGTGGACGCGATCATCGATCCGGTGAAAACGCGGGAGTGGATCTCTGCCGGAATCGACACCGCAGACCTCAACCCGGAACTACCCAAATTCAATGCGGGCGTCATTCAAACCTGA
- a CDS encoding YkvA family protein gives MAELDAADVRRRLEAMDTDTVREQLNRIDPGFLSKGADQMTDADIDRVIREADDVEASFDRSGALGRLLDDGRLLLNLVRDARTGRYRKLPRWSLSAAVFTLLYVLNPMDLIPDVIPGIGALDDAAVVSLCLIMMEQDLLAYRSWRRKMISNGNRPAEDTDVTTG, from the coding sequence GTGGCTGAACTGGACGCGGCCGACGTGCGACGCCGTCTGGAAGCGATGGATACCGACACGGTTCGCGAACAGCTGAATCGAATCGACCCCGGGTTTTTGTCGAAAGGGGCCGACCAGATGACAGACGCCGATATCGATCGCGTCATTCGCGAGGCGGATGACGTGGAGGCGTCCTTCGATCGGTCAGGGGCGCTCGGTCGTCTTCTCGACGATGGACGGTTGCTGCTGAACCTGGTTCGCGATGCGCGAACAGGGCGATACCGAAAGCTGCCGAGGTGGTCGCTCAGTGCGGCTGTATTCACGCTGCTCTACGTGCTCAATCCGATGGACCTCATCCCCGACGTGATTCCGGGCATCGGCGCGCTGGATGATGCAGCGGTCGTCTCTCTGTGCCTGATCATGATGGAGCAGGATTTGCTTGCATATCGGTCGTGGCGGCGGAAAATGATTTCGAATGGAAATCGTCCTGCAGAAGACACAGACGTAACCACGGGATAA
- the trhA gene encoding PAQR family membrane homeostasis protein TrhA codes for MDDAARQTYAEEVLNSITHGIGLVLSAAGLAVLVVLSTLFGDVWHVVSSAIFGSTLVFLYGASTLYHSARTRRMKRILRIVDHIAIFLLIAGTYTPFTMGLMRDGWGWMLLSIVWGLAVIGLLFKLFSQHRFHWAATSIYLLMGWISVFFMEPMAAAIPFGGLMLLVAGGVAYTAGVVFYGWHSLPYSHAIWHVFVLAGSIFHYLAVAFYVLP; via the coding sequence ATGGACGACGCTGCACGACAGACATACGCAGAAGAAGTACTTAACAGCATTACGCATGGGATCGGTCTCGTGCTCAGCGCAGCCGGATTGGCGGTGCTCGTCGTGCTTTCCACATTGTTCGGCGACGTCTGGCACGTTGTGAGTAGCGCCATTTTCGGCAGTACGCTTGTCTTTCTGTACGGGGCGTCGACGCTGTACCATAGCGCGCGGACCCGGCGCATGAAGCGCATCCTCCGGATCGTCGACCATATCGCCATTTTTCTGCTCATTGCCGGCACGTACACGCCGTTCACGATGGGTTTGATGCGCGACGGTTGGGGGTGGATGTTGCTCTCGATCGTGTGGGGACTTGCCGTGATCGGCCTGCTGTTTAAACTATTCTCGCAGCACCGATTCCACTGGGCGGCCACCTCCATTTACCTTCTAATGGGCTGGATAAGCGTCTTTTTTATGGAGCCGATGGCGGCGGCCATTCCGTTTGGTGGCCTGATGCTACTCGTGGCGGGCGGCGTTGCGTACACCGCCGGCGTCGTTTTTTATGGTTGGCACTCGCTTCCGTATAGCCACGCCATCTGGCACGTCTTCGTACTGGCGGGAAGCATTTTCCATTATCTCGCCGTGGCATTCTACGTTCTGCCGTAA
- a CDS encoding MBL fold metallo-hydrolase — translation MPILYLLGTGAAVSDPHRTATMLAVTDETTEERSTLMVDCGGDALQRLREAGASVQNVAGLIVTHAHPDHCSGFPLFIERLWLHGHHTEIPVLGIPAALAQVERSWEAFSQITEEWDTPSIDIREVDYKPEAVMWHDPTWKVTSRPVDHGIDNIGVRFEHVPSGRVIAYSCDTEPCEAVVELGRDADLLVHEATGETEGHSSAVQAAEAAKKAGAKRLILVHLPDGDKVDDLRAAQEIFPATELGTELGRYDI, via the coding sequence ATGCCCATCCTCTACCTTCTCGGCACAGGCGCCGCCGTCAGCGACCCGCACCGCACCGCTACGATGCTTGCCGTCACCGATGAAACGACCGAAGAACGGTCCACGCTGATGGTCGACTGCGGCGGAGACGCGTTGCAGCGGCTCCGGGAAGCCGGGGCCTCCGTACAGAACGTGGCCGGACTCATCGTGACGCACGCCCACCCGGACCACTGTAGTGGCTTCCCCCTGTTCATCGAACGACTGTGGCTCCACGGTCACCACACGGAGATTCCCGTACTCGGTATTCCAGCCGCTCTTGCCCAGGTCGAGAGAAGCTGGGAGGCGTTTTCCCAGATCACAGAAGAGTGGGACACGCCGAGCATCGACATCCGAGAAGTTGACTACAAGCCGGAGGCGGTCATGTGGCATGACCCGACGTGGAAGGTGACGTCCAGGCCCGTCGACCACGGAATCGACAATATCGGCGTTCGTTTTGAACATGTCCCCTCGGGGCGAGTGATCGCGTACTCATGCGATACGGAGCCGTGTGAGGCTGTGGTTGAACTGGGCCGCGACGCCGACCTGCTGGTGCATGAAGCGACCGGTGAGACGGAAGGCCATTCCTCTGCTGTTCAAGCTGCTGAAGCGGCAAAAAAGGCAGGGGCGAAGCGTCTCATCCTGGTTCACCTGCCCGATGGAGATAAGGTGGACGACCTCCGCGCTGCACAGGAGATTTTTCCGGCGACTGAACTCGGAACGGAGCTCGGTCGATATGATATTTGA
- a CDS encoding polyprenyl synthetase family protein, whose translation MPDASQYLQRGDGTPDGLPSPPNEALTEGSGDSSSGPSPELAVADRAIPTSLDAIREPVASELDHFRDYFRESMRSDHMLLDKITQYVLRQKGKRIRPVLVLLSAKQFGDVTETSYRAAALVELLHTATLVHDDVVDDAETRRGMFSINALWKNKIGVLLGDFLLSRGLLLSLDHNDYDMLHTLSDAVRRMSEGELLQIEKSRFLDIDEETYFRIISDKTASLIAACTKAGALSATDDEEDVERMRIFGEKLGLAFQIRDDLFDFSMQDAGKPIGIDLQEKKLTLPVIVALREASSRDRKRIMKIIKKDEKSRSDLREVGTFVADHGGLDYARRRMEGLANEARQALSASSSSPSRDALIGLTEYTIRRKR comes from the coding sequence ATGCCCGACGCGTCCCAGTACTTACAGCGTGGTGACGGTACGCCCGACGGTCTTCCCTCCCCACCCAATGAGGCACTGACCGAGGGCTCCGGAGACTCCTCGTCCGGCCCGTCTCCAGAACTCGCCGTCGCGGACCGCGCGATTCCGACGTCCCTGGACGCGATCCGCGAGCCGGTCGCGTCCGAGCTCGACCATTTCCGGGATTACTTCCGGGAGTCAATGCGATCGGATCACATGCTGCTGGACAAAATCACGCAGTACGTGCTCCGTCAGAAGGGCAAGCGCATCCGCCCGGTTCTCGTTTTGCTCTCGGCCAAGCAGTTCGGCGATGTGACCGAGACGAGCTATCGGGCCGCTGCCCTTGTCGAACTCCTTCACACTGCAACGCTCGTCCACGATGATGTCGTCGACGACGCGGAGACGCGACGGGGGATGTTCTCGATCAACGCACTGTGGAAGAACAAAATTGGGGTTCTCCTCGGCGACTTCCTTCTCAGCCGCGGCCTGCTGCTTTCGCTCGACCACAACGACTACGACATGCTGCACACGCTGTCGGATGCGGTGCGTCGCATGAGCGAAGGTGAGCTGCTACAAATCGAGAAGTCGCGGTTTCTCGATATTGACGAGGAGACATACTTTCGCATCATTTCCGACAAGACCGCTTCGCTCATCGCCGCCTGCACAAAGGCAGGTGCGCTCAGCGCCACCGATGATGAGGAGGACGTCGAGCGCATGCGGATCTTCGGCGAGAAACTGGGCCTTGCCTTCCAGATTCGAGATGACCTCTTCGACTTTAGCATGCAGGACGCCGGGAAACCGATCGGCATTGACCTGCAGGAGAAAAAGCTGACGCTTCCCGTCATCGTCGCTCTTCGTGAAGCAAGTTCACGAGATCGAAAGCGCATCATGAAAATCATCAAGAAGGATGAAAAGAGCCGGTCCGATCTCCGAGAGGTCGGAACGTTCGTCGCAGATCACGGCGGTCTCGATTACGCACGGCGACGAATGGAAGGCCTCGCAAATGAAGCGCGACAGGCGCTCTCTGCCAGTTCGTCCTCACCCTCGCGCGACGCACTGATCGGCCTGACCGAGTACACCATCCGGCGCAAACGCTGA
- a CDS encoding FecCD family ABC transporter permease: MIRKWLIGLVLVVSVAVTVACGVAIGSTDIALLDVVRVIASRLGVADAAPPATIDRIIWDLRMPRVVLAMLVGGGLSIIGVAMQTLVRNPLAEPYILGISGGATAGASLFYLGFLPPVISKTLSMPVAAFAGGLATIVIVYLVARTESRVSVARLLLAGVAMSALTSSITSFITFSSPEPDALRAVLFWLLGSFSGARWALIPGAAVVSVVGAILLTALARPLDAMLMGEEPAYHLGVPVESLKRGLLVLAALVTGVLVSTSGAIGFVGLIIPHAVRMVAGVTHRTLVPASFLTGGLFMVWADLAARTLLPAQELPVGILTALCGVPFFLWLLRQRGTTSS, translated from the coding sequence ATGATCCGGAAGTGGCTCATCGGTCTCGTCCTCGTCGTCTCCGTTGCTGTGACGGTGGCCTGCGGCGTAGCAATCGGAAGCACGGACATTGCCCTACTGGACGTTGTCCGTGTGATCGCGTCGCGACTCGGCGTCGCGGATGCAGCCCCGCCAGCCACGATCGACCGAATCATCTGGGATTTGCGAATGCCACGCGTGGTGCTCGCGATGCTTGTCGGCGGAGGACTTTCGATTATCGGCGTTGCGATGCAAACGCTTGTTCGCAACCCGCTCGCGGAGCCCTACATCCTTGGCATCTCCGGAGGCGCTACAGCCGGGGCATCTCTGTTCTACTTGGGCTTCCTTCCCCCGGTGATCTCGAAAACGCTCTCGATGCCAGTCGCTGCCTTCGCCGGCGGACTTGCTACGATTGTCATCGTGTACCTGGTCGCGCGGACCGAATCGCGTGTATCGGTCGCCCGCCTCCTTCTTGCAGGCGTCGCCATGTCAGCCCTCACCTCGTCGATCACCTCCTTTATCACCTTCTCCTCCCCGGAGCCCGATGCGCTTCGAGCCGTCTTGTTCTGGCTTCTCGGATCCTTTAGCGGTGCACGGTGGGCGCTCATTCCCGGCGCAGCAGTCGTTTCTGTTGTCGGAGCCATCCTTCTGACTGCGCTCGCTCGTCCCCTTGACGCGATGCTCATGGGAGAAGAACCAGCGTACCACCTTGGCGTCCCGGTCGAGTCGCTAAAGCGGGGACTCCTCGTTCTTGCAGCCCTTGTGACCGGCGTCCTCGTATCCACGTCTGGTGCGATCGGCTTTGTCGGGCTCATCATCCCGCACGCCGTACGCATGGTCGCCGGCGTCACGCACCGCACGCTCGTACCGGCAAGCTTTCTGACTGGGGGGCTCTTCATGGTGTGGGCAGACCTCGCCGCCCGAACCCTCCTGCCCGCTCAAGAACTTCCTGTCGGCATTCTTACGGCTCTTTGTGGTGTCCCCTTCTTCTTGTGGCTGCTTCGTCAACGCGGCACCACGTCGTCGTAA
- a CDS encoding ABC transporter substrate-binding protein — protein sequence MTYSPPTRRLLPLAPNLTEMAFAAGAGEQVVAVGPSDNFPPAVDSLPHVSVLPVDFESVVSLQPDLVLATTQVNATRDAETFDALDIPVYYFSFPTVESVFEGIRVLGTLAGTSRVATDSADALASAFGDIRRERAKTIRTASDRPRVLVLAGSDVLYSFGKDSYVHTLVDAAGGQSITADMDASAPTLSEEFVLTAEPDVIVGAFGDAPMPETLLDHHPAFDALPAVRNGQVYSISGDLIFRPGPRLVQGTRRLAQIIHSDRIVRSRRNTQ from the coding sequence GTGACGTATTCCCCACCGACCCGGCGCCTCCTTCCCCTCGCACCGAACCTCACGGAGATGGCGTTTGCAGCCGGGGCGGGTGAACAAGTGGTCGCGGTCGGCCCCTCTGATAACTTTCCACCAGCCGTCGACTCGCTTCCGCACGTCAGTGTGCTGCCGGTCGACTTCGAGTCGGTCGTCTCGCTACAACCGGATCTCGTTCTCGCAACAACACAGGTGAATGCCACGCGAGATGCTGAGACATTCGACGCACTCGACATTCCCGTCTATTACTTCTCCTTCCCGACCGTGGAGAGTGTGTTCGAGGGGATCAGAGTGCTCGGAACGCTGGCCGGTACCTCCCGGGTGGCGACGGACTCTGCTGACGCACTGGCCTCGGCATTCGGAGACATCCGACGGGAACGTGCAAAAACGATCCGAACGGCATCGGATCGGCCCCGCGTTCTCGTTCTCGCTGGAAGTGACGTCCTCTACTCCTTTGGGAAAGACAGCTACGTTCACACGCTGGTCGATGCAGCCGGAGGTCAGAGCATCACTGCGGACATGGATGCAAGCGCTCCGACGCTCAGCGAGGAATTCGTCCTGACGGCTGAACCGGACGTTATTGTCGGTGCGTTTGGCGACGCGCCCATGCCAGAGACCTTGCTTGACCACCATCCAGCGTTCGATGCACTCCCTGCGGTACGGAACGGGCAGGTATATAGCATATCCGGCGATCTGATTTTTCGGCCCGGGCCACGTCTCGTTCAGGGTACACGGCGTTTGGCACAGATTATACATTCCGACCGAATCGTTCGCTCACGCCGAAACACGCAGTAA